From Burkholderia sp. WP9, a single genomic window includes:
- a CDS encoding ABC transporter permease subunit, with amino-acid sequence MPRSLQSTAAALDPLAAIARAPRSRGPLATAAWRFVRNRAAFASFVLLMLIVIACVAGPWLLPNNPIDSDWSAISLPPTLQNMHWFGTDELGRDLLARTLQGGRVSLEVGLLGTLVSGLIGVAYGATAGYLGGRVDAVMMRIVDMMYAIPYMLIAILMMTMFGRAFYLVVLTISAFSWLDMARVVRGQTLSLRSREFIDAAKAIGVSSRSIIARHIVPNLFGVVVVYASVTVPNIVLTESVLSFLGLGVQEPMTSWGVLIQDGAQKLESMPWLLLCPAVMLCVTLYCVNFVGDGLRDAFDPKDR; translated from the coding sequence ATGCCCCGCTCTCTTCAATCGACTGCCGCGGCGCTCGATCCGCTCGCGGCCATAGCAAGGGCGCCGCGTTCGCGCGGCCCGCTCGCCACCGCCGCGTGGCGCTTCGTGCGCAATCGCGCCGCCTTCGCCAGTTTCGTGCTGCTGATGCTGATCGTGATCGCCTGCGTGGCCGGTCCGTGGCTATTGCCGAATAATCCGATCGATAGCGACTGGAGCGCGATCAGCCTGCCGCCCACGCTGCAGAACATGCACTGGTTCGGCACCGACGAACTCGGCCGCGATCTGCTCGCGCGCACGCTGCAAGGCGGGCGCGTGTCGCTCGAAGTCGGCCTGCTCGGCACGCTGGTGTCGGGGCTGATCGGCGTCGCGTACGGCGCGACCGCGGGTTATCTAGGCGGACGCGTCGACGCGGTGATGATGCGGATCGTCGACATGATGTACGCGATCCCCTACATGCTGATCGCGATTCTGATGATGACCATGTTCGGCCGCGCGTTCTATCTGGTCGTGCTCACCATCAGCGCGTTTTCGTGGCTCGACATGGCGCGCGTGGTGCGCGGCCAGACGCTGTCGCTGCGCTCGCGCGAATTCATCGACGCCGCGAAGGCGATCGGCGTGAGTTCGCGTTCGATCATCGCGCGCCATATCGTGCCGAATCTGTTCGGCGTGGTCGTGGTGTATGCGAGCGTGACGGTGCCGAACATCGTGCTGACGGAATCGGTGCTGTCGTTCCTCGGCCTCGGCGTGCAGGAGCCGATGACGAGTTGGGGCGTGCTGATTCAGGACGGCGCGCAGAAGCTCGAATCGATGCCCTGGCTGCTGCTGTGCCCCGCCGTGATGTTGTGCGTGACGCTGTATTGCGTGAATTTCGTCGGCGATGGTTTGCGCGACGCATTCGATCCGAAGGACCGTTGA
- a CDS encoding ABC transporter permease subunit yields the protein MLAYTLRRTLWAIPTILAVITACYLLLHLTPGGPFDTEKQLSAAVLANLNAKYHLDEPLWLQYLHYLGSLLHGDLGPSFRYADWTVNDLVWKALPVSLGVGGVSVPIALVIGVALGTVAAVRRDRFVDHFVMVLGNIGNVVPPFVLGPVLVWIFAILLKTSEGHGWLPAGGWGEGEWRYRVLPIVLLTIINVAAIARVMRGSMIEVLSGNFIRTARAKGLPGRTIVLRHAMKPALMPVVSLLGSICISSITAAVVTESVFALPGLGQLVVNGAINRDYTLVLGLVVLTTAIAVLFNLLVDLAYAWLDPRIRY from the coding sequence ATGCTGGCCTATACGCTGCGCCGCACGCTCTGGGCGATCCCGACGATTCTCGCCGTGATCACCGCGTGCTATCTGCTGCTGCATCTCACCCCGGGCGGACCGTTCGACACCGAGAAGCAACTCTCGGCGGCGGTCCTCGCGAACCTCAACGCCAAGTACCACCTCGACGAACCGTTGTGGTTGCAGTACCTCCACTATCTCGGTTCGCTGCTGCACGGCGATCTCGGGCCGTCGTTCCGCTACGCCGACTGGACCGTCAACGATCTGGTGTGGAAGGCGTTGCCGGTGAGCCTCGGCGTGGGCGGCGTCTCGGTGCCGATCGCGCTCGTGATCGGCGTCGCGCTCGGCACCGTGGCCGCGGTGCGGCGCGACCGCTTCGTCGATCACTTCGTGATGGTGCTCGGCAATATCGGCAACGTGGTGCCGCCTTTCGTGCTCGGCCCGGTGCTCGTGTGGATCTTCGCAATCCTGCTGAAGACCTCCGAAGGGCACGGCTGGCTGCCGGCCGGCGGCTGGGGCGAAGGCGAATGGCGCTATCGCGTGCTGCCGATCGTGCTGCTCACCATCATCAACGTCGCCGCGATTGCCCGCGTGATGCGCGGCAGCATGATCGAAGTGCTGTCGGGCAACTTCATCCGCACGGCGCGCGCCAAAGGTTTGCCGGGCCGCACGATCGTGTTGCGCCACGCAATGAAGCCGGCGCTGATGCCGGTCGTCTCGCTGCTCGGTTCGATCTGCATCTCCTCGATCACCGCGGCGGTGGTCACCGAATCGGTGTTCGCGCTGCCGGGCCTCGGCCAGCTGGTCGTCAACGGTGCGATCAATCGCGACTACACCCTCGTGCTCGGCCTCGTCGTGCTGACGACCGCTATCGCCGTGCTGTTCAATCTGCTGGTCGACCTCGCCTATGCGTGGCTCGATCCGCGCATCCGGTACTGA